One genomic window of candidate division TA06 bacterium includes the following:
- the rplK gene encoding 50S ribosomal protein L11 produces the protein MAKIVSALVKLQIPAGQANPAPPVGPALGQHGANIPEFCKQFNARTQGQDGLIIPCLITIYKDRSFSFILKTPPAAVLLKKAAGLAKGSGVPNRNKVGKVTEAQVRDIAQKKMVDLNAASVEAAMRLVKGTARSMGIDIAG, from the coding sequence ATGGCAAAAATAGTATCCGCCTTGGTAAAACTGCAGATCCCGGCCGGACAGGCCAATCCTGCGCCCCCGGTAGGACCGGCCTTGGGCCAGCACGGAGCCAACATCCCGGAATTCTGCAAACAGTTCAATGCCCGCACCCAGGGGCAGGACGGGCTGATCATTCCCTGCCTGATCACCATCTACAAGGACCGGAGCTTCAGCTTCATCCTAAAGACCCCGCCGGCCGCGGTGCTGCTGAAGAAGGCGGCCGGGCTGGCTAAAGGCTCCGGCGTGCCCAACCGCAACAAGGTGGGCAAGGTCACCGAAGCCCAGGTCCGGGACATCGCCCAGAAGAAAATGGTGGACCTGAACGCCGCTTCGGTGGAGGCCGCCATGAGGCTGGTCAAAGGAACCGCCCGCAGCATGGGCATCGATATAGCCGGATAG